Sequence from the Zeugodacus cucurbitae isolate PBARC_wt_2022May chromosome 5, idZeuCucr1.2, whole genome shotgun sequence genome:
taagaaaaagtaagtaaaaaaatagaaaacattttactaatactttttagccgggttgtttgctagaaacattaaggttatatagttaaccgatctgaacaatttctttggagattataaaaataccttaagcagtaatccatgtcaaatttcgtgaagataccacatcaaatgcgaaaattttccatacaagccattgattccgatcgttcagtttgtatggcagctatatgttatagtgaactgatctgaacaattttttcggatttttaattatttctatgaacaataactcacaccaaatttcgtgaagatatgtagtaaaatgcggaaattttccatacaagcccttgattccgatcgttcaatttgtatggcagctatatgatatagtggtccgatatcggcagttccgacaaatgagcagcttcttgaagaaaaaataacatttgcaaaatttcaaaacgatatcttaaaaactgaaggactagttcgtatatatacagacggacagacagacagacggacatggctaaatcgactcagttcaacatactgatcatttatatatatactttatagggcctccgacgcttccttctgggtgttacaaacttcgtgacaaacttaatataccctggtCAGGTTATAAAAAGAACTAAAATGAACTATGATGATTTACCGACATAATGACTAACCCATATTAATGTGAGACACAAATAAAAATCTGTATTATTACCACTACATTTATAAGGatattattgtataatatattttattctatattatttatttttctatctccttgaaataaaaacaaaaaataagcaaaaattccAATACTATATCAACAGTATTGTGCACTGGGTATAAAAAGCAAGCCTATTGTATTGGTAATGTAACAATCCATACATTTtgccaattatttttatatcaaatttaCTATGAGTGTAATAAGCACACTGTCACTGTCCAGACATGTCTGCCACCTGCCGCAAATGTCCTTAATTGCTGccaaaaattttgttgtaatcatAATAACATAAATTTCAGACGGATTGGTAGAAGCTAAATGCGAAAATACAGATATAATATGTACtgagagaattaaaaaaaatatatatgaaaaaaataattaagaagtATCTATTTCGAATTCTGTAAAACCCTCCATTTTAGAGACAGAGAGTAGGTCTATGAAACATCTATAAaaagttgtatttaaatatgatattatCAATACACATTCAAATTAAATCTgtgaaacatttttgttgttttcacggTTACCCAAAAACCTGACGAAACCGGTAGACACGAGTCAATTGTCATCGACAAAATTCAACTGACAGTAGGCCCAGGAAACAAGCTGTTTCGACGTAATCGTACCGAATTAGAGGTATTAGATGGGTAGGGTTAATTTCTATGCAATAaagtggttagtgtcatgcaggacatatgtatattgggtTTGTCAGGGTTCAGTTTGAATAGGTAGTACTTTAATCTACTACAGTATGAAAAACAAAGTTGGGCGtgggtcactctagtttcgcaAGGCAACTCCAAGTCgacgtatatatgtaaatatgtaattttatttgtaccttattATGCAAATCACATATTAGTTTATGAATTGACTGTGCATATTGgcgcaacaaatatttatatatacatatattgtcaaTAAATGACACCTTTCATATACCAAGTTTCTCTTCCATTCTCTATTTCTTCTGaaggaattttttattttacccgCCAAATGGAGTGTCCTCCCAGTTTAAAGAAACTTCGAACGGTTGCTGGATATCGAATTTCGAACCCACAATCCACCAACAGGTTAGTCAAGCACTTGTCTCCTGTCTCAGTTATCATAAAAGGCATAACTATTGAAGGCAGTTGTAAAGCTTCCGCTTAGAAACTTGTTTGAGCACAAAatgtacaacaaacaaatatcattaatttttattgatttcttgTTGAACTAGATCTCGAGGATATTTTTCAGATCTTAAGCAAAAacagtaaattatttattgaatcattaatgaaattattttgcaattgtttcaagaaattttttaatatcaaaatctcaattctattaaaatttgctCAAAATCTGAAGTATTGGAATCATAAAATATTGAGAACTTTGAAataaatgatatatgtatatgaataatatttaaaactcttATAATTTGAATTCACACAAAATATCACAAGACTATTCCTACTAGAGCCTACTCACGTCTGAGCtcctatgaatttttaataacctCTTTGAACTCAGCGAAAATTGTTGAGCTTTAATTAAAGTTCAAAACTAAGTGCAAATTAAATGGCTTGTTGGGTACATATCAtggctttatatatttatttcatctaTATATTGGAAGCTGCTTTTGTGCGGATAAATTAAGATTAATGCAACTAGAGCTGACTTTAAATAGTTATAGGGTGTGTCGAAATGTGGATAACAATTCATCTAGTGTGTTATTTTTTTCCACTACAAGTTTGATCGCACTTCTTAAAGAAttaatttaagcaaataaaattatttttaagaaactcGTAAAACTTGGTTGTcagtaaacaaaaaaactaacatAAATCGTCTAGACTAGCATAATCAAATAATCCACTCCCACGACAGACGAGTCCACGTAACCGGAACTGATCCGGTTTTTTATCTGATCAAGCTTTTGACAACTCTGCAGAAAACCAGAAAACCATTTTTTGGAGCATGCTTTCTGCCGCAAGCAAATAGAGTTAGATTAGTGGTTATACCAGTTTAATGAGATGTCTTCTATATAAACTCGCTTATGACTCAGTTGTTGTTCATTTTGTGATAAACGAAACTAAAACCAAGTAAGCAGAGAAGTGGTGAATCAAACACGACTATTGTCATAAAGATATGTCATTATAATTGCGAAAGCCCTATTGCGACATCCTATACCATGAGTTAATGAATGAACAACCATATTAATGGTGCattgatttatgtatgtatgtgcgtactaTATTCATGTAGATATGTGGaccagagatctgcattgagtaataatgaaattagtacactaactcatgagccaaacaaatttgtgtaaatgagtactaattctaatatcaaaaatcactaagactcatttccaccaaaccaaaaaaaactcattgtatttctacacttatatgtgccgtcaatttatgactcaaacgagtttatagtaacaatttgattttactcacttgttcattggtcacgatgaaaataaacttgaatgagctcgctacactgatcggcatgagtggaattgtgacttcgtagctgagcacgaaagtaaagatacccagtgagaactttgtcacattacatgtttcattatttcattgaacatgcattttcgtgcgtcttttttattttcaatatattactattaaaagaaatatattagaacctaaaagtattaactttactgtcattaattaacttaaaacattaaatgtaatacacgacattaaagaacaaaacacatcgttagtcatttcccgcagggcacttttgcctagtggcggcacagccttcgtcagttttactttgatcatatTCGTATCACTAATTCATTAGCTTTACTATTGGTGTTTTTTTgatggtatggctcattttggtttGACTTGtctgaattattggctcatgagacaattgagcacttcaacgatacatatgaagagaaacttactcattatttatgctctcgctttgtgtgctgtgcgtaaatgtgttttagtggatcttagtgtttgatgatttttgacttatatgcactaatacaattttttgtgttactcaacaaatgactcaaaaaatggaataattgcagttctctgatgtgGACATGCATTATGAAATGTTTATCCATAAATACAAATAGACTTTTATGTGCAAGCAAGTTCAActaaatggaaaaaatacagTCGTGGAACAATAATtgtaacaattttaaattaatatactaACTAATGACTTGATGTATTATTCTTCTACAAATCTAACAAATCTCCTCGTGTTCACGAGAGctccacatacaaatataaaatacgcGCTTGCATTGAGGACCCCACTGTACTCTCATATTCAAATACCAttacaaattcaattacaaatGTGCTAATTAAAGTGCCTCTGCTGTTTAagtattgattttgatttttttttttcatttttttttttgatgccaTTCAATAAGATACTGTTTACAAAACTCAAGCATATTTAAGTTTCGACAGGCTATTACCAGTGTTTAGCAGATAAACTCGTGTCTCCATACATAGTATGTTTAGTTGTATATTCattaatgtaaattaattatgcattatATAAGTGGGTGAGTGCCTGATTGTTAGAGTGCTCATGTGACGTTTATATTTAGCACACATATCAAATTCTAATACACATTTGTGATCTATTTATAGCACAAGTTGTTTACAGTTTTTCTGTGCTTTTTATAGCAGCTaatgaatattataaaatgttgcAAAGCAAATTATGGTAatataaaactgattttttccttaatgtttattaatttgtataagaAGAGAAATTTACATAGACACAAAAATAAACGCATAATTATGCGATATAAATGGAGTTGTGCAATGTGGATGTAATATTTGATCAGAAtagtttaaaaattactttacatTTTTATGGGAAACgaaattttatcatttttttaggCAGAAAAGtgattaaaagcaaattaaataaatgattattatgtTTGTTTCGTGGGTACATCtgtaaatttgaatttcatattattgatgAGAGCTTGAAGTATGGAATTCTCATACAGTTAACTACAGTTCCACTATATCTAGAATGATAGAGACATACGCTCACGTCACATACGAAGCGAACTGTCAAACATTCATAGTAAATGTAATCAAagatttctttcttttcatgATGTCATAAGTCACGATCCATTCTCTCGGAGAGATTTTCAACTATAACTTAGATTACATTTTATGTTCTATTATTCGTTGTAAGAACCATTCAATTAGTCACCAAGCAGTAATCTCTCTGAGAAAACTGCGGGAGAGTGTTAGAGGGACAAAAatcgtgaaaaaaaaacaaagtactTTCTAGAAGTAACTATTCTAAAACCTTTATAAAGTAGTACCTctgagtatatttttaatttttctgactTTTACAGAGATTTAATAAGTAAATCAAAATCATACATTGTTCTGGATTTACCTTTGAACTATCGAAAATTAATTATCGACAATTCAGATTTGGTTATGGCCTTCCTCTTTACAAGCTACTTTCTCTGAGTGATTTTTAAAAGTAGTAGGTACACAAATTCAGACGAATTCTGGAAAAATCTGACAATTCCTGACGAAGTCGTTAAAATCGATCCTCTAGAAGTTTCTAGAGTTTACCAGCATTTACAGACGGTTTTCTGGGTTATAAGGTAACAAGTGAGAATAAATAACCTTATCTCTCAATGAGAAAATACAGACTTTACCAAAAACATTTTCTAGAAACTCTGAAATCTAGTATCTAGATATCATATTCTCAAACTGTATCAATAGTTTCAGTTTTATCACTACAGAAATCGCTTAGAACTTTGAAAATCGGAATGACTATTGGCCTTTGAACagctatatataaaatataaagtatacaGATCTACCTTTAGTGGAATTAAGGTTAGACCAACAATGCTCCATAAAAGTAATGACGTCAAACTAGCAATGTTCTGTGAGAGTTTAGAGAGCCAATGAGagatttttgtaaacaaacaacTTACAAAGCAATACTTTTCCGTTggttttgcaaaataaataaagctatctcgtgttgttattgcataaaaattgcaacgagagaaaataaacttttaatagCTAATAATTCTCGGCAAAAAAACCCTCCAGCAGTTATTGCTCAAACATGCACAGAAATTTCTATTTCCAATAATTATTAGACACACACGAGAAACACAATTTCAATAACGACGGCTTGAAATGGGTTAGGTCAGGTTCCGACACTTCTTCGGGTAGGTCAAGATCACTTGTACATATAATACTCGTATGTTCCcaatacaattattaaaataatttcttacagtgtatataaaatgtatttacactaatttaatgcagtaatttgaagtGCATCAGTCAAAATTTAATGAACGTCAAGCAAATGTCATTAATTCGCATCAAAAAGTCAATTCctccaaatataaaaaaattaactaaagttAATGAGCAAGTGACTGAGTTGTGCTGATATTAAAAGATAATAAAGAgattataaagaaaaataaataatgaacacTTTGtctgcaataacaaaaacaataagaattATGTGTGTTGGTAGACGACAAATTGCACGAAATCATTTCTTGacggtgtatatatgtatgagggtatgtatgtatggctgtataaaagtatatatgtctgtatgtatgtatttaggtgtgtttgtatgtctgtatatatatacatatatttatttctatatatttacaacCAACAAGCAATTGCCGCTCTTCGTCTACAATGCTAACTCAAGCTCTCTTGCTCTCTTGACTTTTCGCACGTTTTCAACGACATAAAAAAggttaataaaatcaaaaattcaccacactcaaaggtatatacaaatacatatgtaaatatatatatacacatatacaaacatatataaatattgctgTAGGTTCACAGTGGAGCCAAGTGTTTGGTGGGGGACCTCATGCGCCATTGTTGATAAGAGAACCAATTTGACAACGTCGTTAAACACAGTGAAACAAATAGCGCGCCGAGAGTGAGCGAGCGAGCGTGCGAGCACCGCAAACCGGCTTTAAATAAACACATGCAGCGGCTGCTGACTGGTATTCGCCTTTTAGGTCTCTTGCAGAGCAGAAGTGAATTTGAATTTAGCGCAACAAAGTGATTCAAATTGCGATAATTTACGAGAAATAAGcagaatttcataaaatattttttgaaaaaataaaataaatttgagatttataagaaaataataaattttcattaaaaaaatttgaaaatattaataacaaatttaaacaaacccactgtaaaacaaaaacaaaaccaaagtgCATTTCAGTGTGTATGGAGTTTTTtgtcatacaaaaacaaaaattagaaatcaaactaattttttgctAAAAGTTAGCCAAACAACAAATAGACGTTAGTAAAACTGCGTGAGACACGCAACGAACTGCAATTTCTAcagcaaaaaccacaaaaaaacaaactctagtgaacaaatttttgttgtaaaaacaaaagttaaTTGCAAAGCATCAACAGAAAAACAAATAGTGAAAgtcacaacacaacaacaaaagcaaattagagtgcaaagaaaatacaaaaaaaaaaaacaaattttgtttgcattttacgCGCATTTTGACGATCCAAATCGTAATATTGGGTGCAGCAAATTGTTGTTTACGCTTAGGCAGCCACACGACAGTCAGCACTGACCACAGAATCAGTGCCATATACGCCACAAAACAAACGCATCAAGGTGCCAGTGCCAGTCCCAGTCAGGGTGACAGCGATAGTAGCGAACGCAAGCAGAACGAAAACGACAATAAAAGCCTTATAATGACAAGTGCAACAGCGACCAATATAAATCGCTCGCATAGCTTTGTGAACGCGCTCAAGTGGTGGCCACTGCAGGGTCACAACCATCAGTCCAATCATGCAGCGcatggtggtggcggtggtgtgGGCGcaggtggtggcggcggcggcggcggctgtGCCAGCGCCGGGCCCAGCACTGCCAGTGGCTTGAGCCTGCTCGGCCATCTACACAGCAAAACAGCGACTTTCGGCAGCTCGGTGGCAGTGCAAAAGCTACGCGAATCCAAATGGTTCAAACGTGATGAGCAGCGCATTTTCTGTGCCGTCGTTGAGTGTGGCTTCATTGTGGAGGTGCGCAGCAGCAATCAACAGACCAAACCCACCAATAAGCGTACGATGCGTAGCAATAGCAGCGGCAGCGGTGGCAGTGGCGTCGATGAGTACGATTGTGATGTCAATGAGGAGGATGAGGATGAAGAGGAGGAGGCGACGTTGCAGTTAGCGATGAGAGCGCAGGATGAAAATGAAACACCGATGACGTCATGGTTCGGCATTGTCCTGTGCAAAACGGCTAAAGGTGAGTAAACCAACGACATGGCATATGACGAAGGACAATTGCAAGGCACAcagatatatatacacacaagcatacatacacacatatgtatgtatataaagggtatatgtgtgcgtttgctattgttgtacaacaacagtATAACATTGTTAGAGCTTTGTTGCCAGTTTTGGGGCGTTGGGCGGCTCAAAAGTGTGGCTCTTCGTTTGTTTGCTGTGTTGTTGTATACAGCATTcggtgtgtatgtttgtgtgctcCTACATTTTTAGGTCAGATTAAATGCAGGGCCAATGTACAAGCAAGCAGttcacatataaatatagtctacatatatgtatatatgtgtctgTATTTAAAAGGCTTGCTAAGCTTGTGTTGTAAACAGTAAAAGATAATTTAAGTAGAATGCAGTGTTTAagtgatacatatgtacatacatatgtacatactaaagattaaatttaattcaaagtgCAGTTGCAAGCCtttctttctaaaaaaaaagtaaatttctcttaaaataaatataaaaaggttttaaaaaaaattaaaaaaaagattatttcaaaaaatccaaaaaaaaaatttcaaaaaatcaaaaaaaaaataaaaataaattaaaaaaaaaaaaataaattaaaaaaattaaaaaaaaaaataatttcacaaaatcaaaaaaaaaaaattttcaaaaaatttaaatgattgtaattttttttaattaaaaaaaaataaaaataaaaaaagttaattatttttctaacaaTTATGTACTAATTTTGTTTACTCATGCTATGACGCCTGTTCTTAGATTTTCGCTATAAATATGTACCATGTACTTATTATAGATTACAAAATCTGAttagataatatatgtatgtatgcctcattcatacatatatttacacataaacaacaaatacatttgtatgtatgtataaatgcgcACGTGACAAAATTATTTGCGTGAAAAATACTTTGAGAGGCtgataatatttgttttagcTATCTAGAAATCACGAGCATTATTCGAAAGAAATGTAAGCAAAACGTGGCCTAGTGCAGCTATTTAtgtttatacaaacatacagacatattattacaaatttcaaagtCAAAAGTAcccttttaaaacaaaaaaagttaaaaaatatttaaactaaaaaaaatcaaagttttcaaatattttataagcttTTTACAACAAAAGAATATCTATACCgacacaaaaaaagcaaaaaaaaagcttGTCAACCaaattgtgctaatttgcttaaTGTACACCGCTGCGTACGTCATTTCGCGAGCCGTTAGGTCGAGTCAATGAAATGCCACGAAAAATATCAGCACTTTGTGTGtgtcaatttcaattttcaacgGCTAGGCACACGCTTAATTTAGacaatttacgattttttacGAAGTGGCTTTTAAAttgtcattgtttttttttgtttttgcgattagaattaattatattgcaaatactgaaaaaaaattggaaagtgTTAATGCATTTACATAATCGATGGCAAAACGTGGCGGTAATTCGAGCTAGTAgcaattagtaaaatgttaagCTAATAATTAGACACTTTCTAAAGCACACCAAGtgatttttgttggttttgtttttcaatGAAAGTAAAACCTATTACctactatttatttttagtttcacaCCATTGGTGTTGCTACTAGTGAAAATTCACACAAGTACAGTCGTGTAGAGCAGAGTTAAAGCaggcaaataatatttaaatttaactttgtGTGAAGAAATTTATGCATAGttagaaattgatttttattactaAACTTTTTTTGAGGTAAATCAGCTAAaagtttagaattttaacaattaattttaatttcgaaaaaaagttcgaaaaatcaattcgatttcgaaaatattaaaatttaatattttatttcaataataagtttcaatttcgaaaaaacattttagtttcgaatacgaaaaaaatttcgagctcgaattatttaaataaattttttaataattattgttttaaatattatgtcgCTCAAGACAATgaatttcgatttcgaaaaaattttagtttcgaATTCGAGCtcgaattatttaaataaattttttaataattattattttaaatattatgtcgCTCAAGACAATgaatttcgatttcgaaaaaattttagtttcgaattcgaaaaaaatttcgagtacgaatttttttaacactttttttgGTATAACTAACCGATTGCCACTGTCGCTACTCAAGACTAAAATATGAGATTCATACCTATTTATAGCTTGTACCATCATACTAATACTAATAACTAACCTTTAATCTTATTGCCAACGCATATAGTaatcaaatatgaatcaaatttcgaaaaatagcaaaacaacaactatgCGCAAATAAGCCAATATAAATATGCAGGATTTCAAGAatttaacaaaacaattatcACTCATAGAGGTATAAATGAATAATTACAACCTCCTACCCGTTCATTGCTTGAGGCGTCAtttgaattgtttaaaataaacaattactacaacaacttggctctaatctaatctaatcacCTGTCCAATAAGCAATAAAAGCgcacaataaaaaatagtaattcaCGCAAAAACCAAAAGAGAATGcagcaatttcaatttaattattgaaataaaacgcTTTCGTGTAAACATTTACTctagagaaaagaaaaaaaaaataaaaaataaaataaaaaagtagacCTCATAGCATTTGCGTGCACTGTGTCATACCATAAttggtaataaataaataaacacacacgTCGTCGGTATGTATTTAAGCGTAGAATGAACTGAAAGCGCAAACCTGCAGCAGGCCACACGAATCTTCTAGAAACACCGAAGCGCCGAATGACGTGCGCCAAGGCACAATTCACAATTCACACTCACTCGCATATGGAATGTTGACAAAAGTCACAAAAAAAAGTGTGAGAAATCGCTTGAAAACGCCAAAATTCGAAATGAAGAGCGCAAAGAGCGTATATATTAGAGAATTAATGAAatgtttgaaacaaaaataacaaatgtgGGATTAGAATTTCTTTGAGAAATACAAGTTAGAAGGCGCCAAAACTAGTTTTTGAACTCTTTAACAACTCCCGGGTCTGGTCTATATTATACGTATAAATTCTAACGGTTTTAACACTCAATAATTATTGCTAACGGAACTGTTTGCGCTGTAATTGCATTAAAGGGGTGCGAAGTAGGCCTCCAAATGACACGACGCATGCTTCGGCTGCAAGAGCCGTAATTTGTCCGGTTTCACTACAAACTATTTCCAAATGTACTTAGATATGCACAGAGTTCGACTAGCAGACGATGATTTGCATTCAAAAAATGCAAAGCGGAAAACGCATTGGCTTTTGAGCCAGTTTTTTAAGCGCTTTTGTGCCGCTCGGTCGGTTGGTCGTTCGTTCATTTCATGATTTCCCACATTGGTCCCGTGTGTGGCGCCTGATTTAcaagctttatgtttttactttacatttatattttttattgcttgatttttagttgtttttgctaTACATGTTTTCTATTTCATGGCTTTGTTTGTGGCGCTCGGTTGAGAAGAGCACGGTGTACGCTCTTAAAACCACAATTCACCACACTTGGCGGGCGCTCTTAGCATGTAGCACGTaagcaaataagtaaatatatttaaatatatatataaatatgtatgtttgtatgtatgtgcagctACTTGTTAGCGCTTCATTTACTAATTGCAACATCTTCGGTTCAATGGTAAAAGAAATTCTTGAATCGGGTAGGTCCTGGGGGTTGACTTGATGAAGgtgtatttctatatacatatgtttgtatattatgCACTGAACTACTTCTGActgcaaacatatatacaaatatagaactgtatatttctatatatatttgcacagtctatttgtatatatatgtaactgaGAGTCGCGTGCTTCACATCTATCGCAAATTTTAAGCTCTTGAGTAAGTCGtcttatttactataaaaatatagataggCTAGgcatttagttgttgttgttgtatatgtgaAATGCGATAAGcggtaaattaattttaaagcattAAACGCTTTGATATGTTTGCACTGCACTTAGCCACGTCCGTAGGCCCAGGCGTTATTACAAGTGCATAacacaatttcaatattttacattttaaagcaTACGTGTGTGGGCATataatgtataaattatattgaaaaaaaaacttgcataaattaaaaaaaaaaataaaaacttacagAAATTCTTttagatttttcttcaaaaaatattataagcaaaatttttttcataaaaaaattagaaatttactGCCTTAGAACTCATTTTATGCCACCGCGCTGTAATGTATGCTACATTTTATGCAAGAATTTTCGTTATACACAATTTTTGGCACGCTCAAGAATTACACCACGAGGTGTGTtgattttgtatacatattgaaATGATGACGTTGCCTACTTTTTGGCGCGCAGCATATTTTAGAGTAAAGAATGGAACAAAAACGTAACAATTcactaaaattaagaatttttagcAACAAGTGGACTGATAATACACATTCTTGAAggcataaaagtaaaaaattgtggaataataatttattaaattttttggtggaaaaataaatatctaaatatttctttcatacaaaaattcttaaaaaaaaggtaaaattttcgttgcaatttttattattgttttgtaaaaaaaaataaataaaagaaaaatattatatgaactgtacaaaaaacttatagaCAATGtatttttaccgaaatttttagttaaaagtaagactttaaattaattatgtgacagatttctaaatatttcgataacatatctcatacaaaaaaatatatgtaaattatactttttttggtCATAAATATCCTCATCGTGAAGTACATATACTTCAGAATTCAGGTGATTTATcaaatttttcttataaaaattgcttttttatctacaattaattagtaaat
This genomic interval carries:
- the LOC105208826 gene encoding uncharacterized protein LOC105208826 yields the protein MTSATATNINRSHSFVNALKWWPLQGHNHQSNHAAHGGGGGVGAGGGGGGGGCASAGPSTASGLSLLGHLHSKTATFGSSVAVQKLRESKWFKRDEQRIFCAVVECGFIVEVRSSNQQTKPTNKRTMRSNSSGSGGSGVDEYDCDVNEEDEDEEEEATLQLAMRAQDENETPMTSWFGIVLCKTAKDNKPKPDTIEIYTVKIRENGTFKMLKLTLEDIWTQGWELRINNFADKEKSAHNEKDIRNQVSFARKAKHSLWNNNKHFVYWCRYGSRQQDVRKRQMSECVKWGSVGMNAGMILLMNKQKSYSTSK